From Micromonospora auratinigra:
GGCGGTGATCAGCACGAGCGCCCCCGCCGACATCGACGAGAGCGGGATGACCTTCCGGATCCGGGTCGGCCCGCACGGCGAGTGGACCACCCGCCTGCACGTGGCCACGGTGATCTACGGGGCGCGGGGCGAGGACATCCGGGCCACCCTGCCGTTGGGCGGCCACCGCTCGGTGGCGGCGATCCAGGCCGAGCAGGACGACCTGATCGACCGGGCGCCGAAGCTCGGCTGCGACTGCGAGCCGCTGGCCGGGGCGTACCGGCGCAGCCTCAACGACCTGGCCGCGCTCCGGTACGAGTCGATCGCGCTCGGCGTACGCCTGCTCGCCGCCGGGCTCCCCTGGTTCATGACCCTGTTCGGACGGGACAGCATCTTCACCTCGCTCCAGGTGCTGCCCTTCCTGCCCGAGCTGGTGCCGCCGACCATCCTGATGCTGGCCGGCCTCCAGGGCAGCCGGCTGGACGACTTCCGCGACGAGGAACCCGGCAAGATCCTGCACGAGCTGCGGTACGGGGAGACCGCCGGCTTCCAGGAGCAGCCGCACTCCCCCTACTACGGCTCCGCCGACTCGACCGCGCTCTTCGTGATCCTGCTCGACGAGTACGAGCGGTGGACCGGGGACGACAAGCTGGTCCGGATGCTGGAGCACGAGACCCGGGCGGCGCTGCACTGGATCGACACCTACGGTGACCTGCTCGGCACCGGATACGTCTCGTACCTGACCCGCAACCCGGAGACCGGCCTGCAGAACCAGTGCTGGAAGGACTCCTGGGACGGGATCTCCTTCTCCGACGGCCGGCTGCCCGAGTTCCCCCGGGCCACCTGCGAACTCCAGGGGTACGCGTACGACGCGAAGCTGCGCGGCGCCCGGCTGGCCCGGACCTTCTGGAACGATCCCGCGTACGCGGAGCGGCTGGAACGCGAGGCGGCGGCGCTGAAGGAACGGTTCAACCGGGACTTCTGGATCCCGGAGCGGGAGTACTACGCGCTCGCCCTGGACCCGGACGGCCGGCAGGTCGACGCGCTCTCCTCCAACATCGGCCACCTGCTGTGGAGCGGCATCGTCGACGAGTCACGGGCCGCCGCGGTGGCCGGGCACCTGCTCGGGCCCCGGCTCTTCTCCGGCTGGGGCATCCGCACCCTGGGCGACGACCAGGGCCGGTACAACCCGATCGGCTACCACGTCGGCACGGTCTGGCCGTTCGACAACTCGATCATCGCCTGGGGCCTCTGGAAGTACGGCTTCCGGGAGGAGGCCGGCAAGATCTGCGAGGGCATGCTCAGCGCGTCCCGCTACTTCGACGGTCGGCTCCCCGAGGCGTTCGCCGGCTACGAACGCGACCTCACCGACTATCCGGTGCAGTACCCCACCGCGTGCAGCCCGCAGGCCTGGTCGGCCGGCACCCCGTTGCTGCTGCTGCGGGTGATGCTCGGGCTGGAGCCGGGCGGCGAGCACCTGATCATCGACCCGGCGGTGCCGCCCGGAATGGGCCGGGTGGAGCTGCTCGACATCCCCGGTCGGTGGGGACGGGTGGACGCCCTGGGTCGCAGTCGCACCCCGCAGGAGGACCGCCGCGACCGCTGAGCCGGCCCGGGTGCGGTGGCACGCGAGGGACGAGCCGGCCGGGCGCTGGGCTACCCGGGGCCGACCGACTGGGCGCCCCGCGCGAGAGACGAGCCGGCCGGGCGCGTACCGCCCGGGGGACGAGCCGGCCGGGCGTGGGACCGCGTGGGAGGACGGTCAGCCGGCGCAGCCGGTCGAGGCCGCCAGGCGCAGCTGGTCGCCGGTGGCGTCGGCCAGCACGACGACCCGTCCGGTGCGGAACGCGTACCGGTCGGGTCGGTCGAGCACGACGGCGCCGAGCGGTGCGAGCGGGGCCAGCGAGACCGGGCCGGTCCCGGCGGCCACCCGGACCGTGCGGGCCGGCTCCCCCGTCGGGCAGGGCGCGGCGACCACCGTCGGGTCCGTCGGGACCGGTCGGCCGAGGGCCCGCAGCGCGGCCGTCAACTCCGGCCCGGCGGCGTACCCGGGCGACAGGTCGGCGTACCCCGTGTCGGCCGGGCGGCAGCCGGTGGCGACCGAGAAGCGGACCAGGCCGTCGGTGACGACCCGCCCGTCCACCGCGACGAACTCGCCCGCGTCGGCGCGCAGCCGAGGGCGGCCCACCTCAGTGGCGACCCCGGCTCCCCAGCCGGCCGGCAGCCGCCGGGCCACCCGGTCCAGCACCGCCCGCTCGCCGCCGGGAGCCACCGGGACGTCCACGCCCCGGGTCAGCGACGCCCCGTCGGCCAGCGGGGTGACCCGGCAGCCCTTGTCGAAGCGGGGCGGGGTCAGCTCCCAGGCGTCCTCGCCGAGTGCCGCCACCAGCCGGCCCACCGCCCGGTCCGCGACCGGGACCGCCTGGCTCAGCGGCCGCTGCTCCTTGACGGTGGGCGGGTCGTGCCGTACCGACCACCAGGTCAGCCCGGCGAGCAGCACCGCCCACAGCACCGACGCGGCCACCAGCCAGCGCCACCACCGCCGGCCGGACGCCGGCCGGTCGGGACCCGACGGCGGGGCGTACCCCTGCTGGACGACACCACTCACCGGCCAATCGTGTCACGCCCGCGCCGCCGCTCCCCGCCCTCCCCGCCACCGCCCACTCCCCGACCCGCCGCCCGGAAGCCACACTTTCCGTGAATCAGCGGCCTCGGCGACGTCGGAAGCCACACTTTCCGTGAATCAGCGGCCTCGGCGACGTCGGAAGCCACACTTTCCGTGAATCAGCGGCCTCGGCGACGTCGGAAGCCACACTTTCCGTGAATCAGCGGCCTCGGCGACGTCGGAAGCCACACTTTCCGTGAATCAGCGGCCTCGGCGACGTCGGAAGCCACACTTTCCGTGAATCAGCGGCCTCGCGGGCGAGGGCGCGAGGCCGTGTCGGGTGGGCGGGGCGGGATGGGCGGGCTGGGGTGAGACGGGCGTGGCCCGCCGCCCCGGCCGGGGCGGCGGGCCACGATCAGAGCGTGGGTCAGGCGGCGACCTTGACGGTCACCTCGTTGATCCCGCGGGCGGCGGTGACGGCGGTGTCGCCGTTGCCGTGCCGGGAGAGCGCCCGCAGGGTCCAGTTGCCCGGCGCGGCGAAGAACCGGAACTGGCCGGTCGGGGAGGTCACCACCTCGGCGGTGAACTCGCCGGTGGAGTCGAGCAGCCGGACGTACGCGCCCGGGACGGCCTCGCCGGACTCGGCCGTGACCAGGCCGGTGATGACGGTTTCCTTCTCCAGGTCCAGGCTGGCCGGCAGCGGGGCGGCCTGGTCCGGAGCGGCGCAACCGGCGGCGGTGGAAGCGACGGGTGCAGTCATGGCTCAGGCCTCCCCGGGCTCGTCGCCGAGCGCGACCGGCACGCCGACCAGCGAGCCGTACTCGGTCCAGGAGCCGTCGTAGTTCTTCACGTTGCGGTGACCGAGCAGCTCCTGGAGCACGAACCAGGTGTGCGAGGAGCGCTCGCCGATCCGGCAGTACGCGATGGTCTCGCGGCTGTCGTCCAGCCCGGCGGCGGCGTAGATCTTGCGCAGCTCGTCGTCGGACTTGAAGGTGCCGTCCTCGTTGGCCGCCTTCGACCACGGGACGCTGATCGCGGTCGGCACGTGGCCGGCCCGCTGGGCCTGCTCCTGCGGCAGGTGGGCGGGGGCGAGCAGCCGGCCCGCGTACTCGTCGGGGCTGCGCACGTCGACCAGGTTCTTGGTGCCGATCGCGTCGACCACCTCGTCGCGGAAGGCGCGGATCGAGGTGTCCGGCTCCTGCGCGACGTACTGCGTCGCCGGGCGGGAGACCGCGTCGGTGACCAGCGGGCGGGCGTCCAGCTCCCACTTCTTGCGGCCGCCGTCGAGCAGCTTCACGTCGCGGTGACCGTAGAGCTTGAAGTACCAGTACGCGTACGCGGCGAACCAGTTGTTGTTGCCGCCGTAGAGGATCACGGTGTCGTCGTTGGCGATGCCGCGCTCGGACAGGAGCGCCTCGAACTGCGTCTTGTTGACGAAGTCGCGGCGGACCGGGTCCTGGAGGTCGGTCCGCCAGTCGAGCTTGATGGCGCCGGCGAGGTGGCCGGTGTCGTAGGCCGAGGTGTCCTCGTCGACCTCGACGAAGACGACGCCCGGGGCGTCGAGGTTCTTCTCGGCCCACTCGGCCGAGACGAGTGCGGTGTCGCGACTCATCTGATCACTCCCTGGTGAGGATGGATGGTGAGCCTGCGCGCGATCGAAGGTGATGATTGTCGCACCACGCGCGGGACCCAGAGGTAGGAACGGATCACGGGTACGTGCGACGGCGCCGCTGCCGGGCGATACGAGGGGGAACACCGGAGGGTACGCACCCTGCGTGCCGAGGCCGCCTAGGCAGCCGGAAACAGCCCCGCCGTCAGATGACGGGGCGACACAGGCAGGTGGCCACGCGGCACAGGTCGACCGCGCGCCGTTTGGTGAGGAGCGTCCCCATGGGCAGGGACATTACCAGCCGCTCCGCCCGTCGCCACCGGGCCGACCAGCATCCGGGACGCGGGCCGGGGCCCGGGAACGCCGACGGCCCGGCCGAGGGCCGGGCCGTGAGCAGGTGGTACGTCAGCTGGCGGAGTTGATCGGCACGTTCTTGGCGTCCGCGGTGACGACCAGGCCGTCCGGCGTCGGTTCCACCTTTCGGACGGTGAGCTGGAACGGCAGCGCCGGCAGCGGCACGTCGATCGAGAGGCCCCGGGCGTAGTTGGCCAGCAGCGTGCGGGCCAGCGGCAGGTTCGGCAGCCCGTCGGCGGTCAGGTCGTTGAACTTCAGCCCCACCTTGCCGTTCGCCACCGTGACGTCGGCGGTGCCGTTGACGGTGAGCTTGGCGCCCAGGATGTCCACCGGGGCGGTGACGGTGAGCTTGCCGTTCTGCTCGCCCAGCTTCAGGCCGGGCCGGTCGAGCAGCTTCGCCAGGCTGTCGTACGTGACGGTGCCGCGACCGTCGACCGTCTCGGCGGTCACGTCGCCCTGCCGGGTGCGCAGCGTGTCCAGCGACGCCTTCACGTTGCGCGCGTCCACGTCGAGCCGGGGCACGCTGACCGCGTCGCCCTGCACCTTGCCCTGCACGTCGGTCAGCACGATCGAGATGCGCTCGTACTTCCCGGCCAGCACCTGGGTGAGGAAGGGGAAGCCGGCCACCTCGACCTTGGGCGGGGCGGACTGCGCGTCCTGCTTGGCGACCTCCTGCTTCACCTGGTCGGCGATGGCCCGCTCGGCCGCGCCGGCCGCCAGCCGGTCGGCGACCACGAGCAGGCCGGCCAGGACCAGCAGCAGGACCACGAACCCGGTCAGCACCCGCCGACCACGTCGCCGGGGTCGCTCCTCGTACGCCGGAGCCTCTGCCACGCCGCCTCCCGTCCTCGCCGTCATCACGCCGCCGCGCGGCGCAACCGTACTTACCCGAGGCGTCGTTCCCCCAATCGCCGCTTCAGAGGAAGAGCACGCACATCGCGTACGCGGCCGGCGCGGCCAACGCGAAGCCGCCCAGCGGGCCCTGCATGTGCCGGGCGATCCACATGGTCGGCGGCTCGCCGGCCATCAGCCGACCGGCCTCGGCGTACCCGACGGCGAGGTCGGCCAGCACGGCGGTGCCGGCGGTGACCAGGCCGACCAGGGCGGCGCTGGTGGGGGTGAAGCCGACCAGGTAGCTGCCGAGCACCGCGCTGGTGAGCGTGCCCAGCATCGCGCCGGCGACCACCCCGGCGGCGCCCCGGGGCACCTGCGGGGCGAGCCGCGGCCAGGGCGCCACCGCATCGGTCAGCCGGGCCACCAGCAGGGCGACCCCGGTGGCGGTGAGGCAGACCGTGATCGCCTGGGTGCCCTTCGGGATCCGGCTGAGCACGATCAGGGTGCCGAAGGCGACCACACCGACCACGATCAGCAGGGTGCTGCCGAGCGAGTCGGTGACCCGGACCCGGTCCACCCGGCGGACCAGCTGGCCGAGCACGCCGAGCACGACGCCGCCTGCCGCGGCGTAGCCGAGCGGGGCCAGCGCGGCGATCTCGGAGCGCACCGCGGCGACGTCGGCGATACCCGCGACGGTGGCGCTGACCAGGGCGACCACCAGCAGCGCGGGCGGTCGCATGGCCATCGTCCAGGCGAGCACGAAGAGCAGCTGGACGCCGAAGACGATGAACGCGAAGGGCAGCCGGTGCCCCGGGCCGGCGGTCTGCGCGCCGAGCACCAGGCCGACGCCGAGCAGTGCGGCGAAGCCGGCGACGGTGAGCGCGAGCGGCCGGCGCACCGGGACCGGTGGCACCTCCTCCTCGGGCTCGTCGTCCGGCTCGTCGTCCGGACGCCGGCCGGGGCCGCCCTTGCGGAGCCGGCGCGGGCCCTTGCGCTCCGGCCGGTCCCCGTCGTCGTCGACCGGTCCGGTGCGGGGGCCCGGCGGGTAGCCGCGGGCGGGACCGGCCGGACCCGGCCGCGCGTCGTCGGCCCACGGGTCACGGCCGGTGTCGGGCGAGGTCGAGGGAAACACGCCCCGATCGTGCCAGACCAGGCCGCCCTGGCGGAGGTCACGGTTTCGGCAACGTTAAAACCTGAGCGGCGATCGGGGACAGATCAGACAAACAGGAAAGGGTACGGAGGTGACGGCCGGGCGATCGGTTACGCTCAAGCCGTTACCCGCCCGTCAGCGACGCCGGGACCCACGCAAGTTCACAGCGCCACTTCCTGCCGGAGTGCCGCTGGTCGCGCGCGGCCGAGAGGTCGCCGGGACGGAGGTGATCGTGGAGATCCTGCTGTTGGTGACCGCGCGCGCAGGTGAACCCTCGGCGGTGCTGCCGGCGCTCGACCTGCTGCCGCACTCGGTCCGCACCGCGCCGCGCGACGTGCGGACGCTGGTTTCCGGTCCCAGCCCGGACGCCGTCCTGGTCGACGCCCGCTCCGAGCTGAGCGAGGCCCGCGCGACCTGCCGGATGCTGCACGCGACCGGGCTCGGCGTACCGCTGGTCGCGGTGGTCACCGAGGCGGGCCTGATCGCGCTCAACGCCGACTGGGGTGTGGACGACGTCATCCTGGCCGGGGCGGGCCCGGCCGAGGTGGAGGCCCGGCTCCGGCTCGCGGTCGGCCGGCTGAGCAACGCGACGGCCGGTGCCGGCGGCTCGATCCGGGCCGGCGAGCTGACCATCGACCCGGACACCTACGCGGCGAAGCTCAAGGGCCGCCCGCTCGACCTCACCTACAAGGAGTTCGAGCTGCTGAAGTTCCTGGCCCAGCACCCGGGTCGGGTGTTCACCCGCGACCAGCTGCTCCGCGAGGTCTGGGGTTACGACTACTTCGGCGGCACCCGCACCGTCGACGTGCACGTCCGGCGGCTGCGGGCGAAGCTCGGCTCGGAGTACGAGTCGATGATCGGCACGGTGCGGCAGGTCGGCTACAAGTTCGTGGTGCCCCCGTCGCGCTCCCTGCCCGAGTCGGAGCACGCCCCCGTGCCGGTCTGACCGACCGTTCGCGGCCCACCTCCGCCCTTCGGCGGAGCCCTTCCCAATTGCCCCTTTTGCCCCGCTGGTCCGGCTTAAGCTGAGTGCCGAATCGGCGGGGCGAGCAGGGGGAGACGTGCGGTGACCACGGGGGCGAGGACGGCTGCGTGCCGTGATCCGAGAGGGTGCGGCCGATGATCCCGGCCCCGACGCTGCGCGCGGCCGGAATGGTGACCCTGGTGGTGGCCGCGCTGCTCGGCTCGGCGTACGCGCTCGGGCGCAGCCTGGTGCCGACGGAGGCGCCGCCGCGCAGCACCGGGATCACGGCCAGCGTGAACAGTCCGCACTACGCCGACCAGCCGCCCGCCGACGACGCCCCGGCGACGGCGAGCCCGAGCCCCACCCCCGACGGTGACAGCCACCCGCCGAACGGCACCGGGGACGGCCCGTACGGCAGCCGCGTCTCCACCGGCTCCGAGCAGATCGCGCTCACCTTCGACGACGGGCCCGACCCGCGGTACACGCCGCAGGTCCTCGCCCTGCTCCGCGAGCACGGCGTGAAGGCCACCTTCTGCGTGGTCGGGCAGAACGCCCAGGACCATCCCGACCTGATCCAGGCGATCGTGGCCGAGGGGCACACCCTCTGCAACCACTCGTGGAGCCACGACATCACCCTCGGCAAGCGATCCCCCGACGCGATCCGGGCCGACCTGCTCCGCACGAACGACGCGATCCGGGCGGCGGTGCCGGACGCGCGGATCGCGTACTTCCGGCAGCCCGGCGGGGCCTGGACCTATCCGGTGGTGTCGGTCTGCGAGGAACTCGGCATGGCCCCGCTGCACTGGACGGTCGACCCGTCGGACTGGCAGGCGCCCGGCGCCGCGAAGATCACGAATGCGGTGCTCAGCGAGGTGGGACCGGGCTCCATCGTGTTGATGCACGACGCGGGCGGCGACCGGACGGGCACCGTCGACGCGTTGCAGCGCCTGCTGCCGACGCTGCTGGACCGGTACCGGCTGGAGGCCATGCCCACCGGCACCACGTGACGACCACCACCGGCCGGTCGTCGCGTCCGGCATGATCCGCGCCCGTACGGCCAGTACGGTGGCGGCATGAGCGAGCGCCAGCGAGCGAATCATCGGCTCAGTGCGGAACGAGCTCATGGCGACGCCGAGCGTAGCGAGGTGGCGGCATGAGCAGCAGTGCGCCGACCGCGGACCGGGTGGCCCGCGCCGACCGGCTGGCCGAGGTCGAGGTGGCCGAGGTGCTGGCGCTGGCCCGCACCGCCGGGGACGCCGACGGGGCGGACCCGCTCGACGAGCACGTGCTGCTGCGGCTGCGCGACCCGGAGGCCCCGGCCGTGCACCTCACCGCCCGCGCCGCCGACGGCACCCTCACCGGGTACGCCCACCTGGACACCACCGACCCGGCGAACGGCATCGGGGTGGAACTGGCGGTGCACCCGGCGTACCGGCGACGCGGCACCGGGCGCGCGCTGGCCCGAGGCGTACTGGCGGCGGCCTCCGGTCCGCTGCGCGCCTGGGCGCACGGCGACCACCCGTCGGCCGCCGCGCTCGCGGTCGACCTCGGCTTCACCCGTGCCCGGGTGCTCTGGCAGCTGCGCCGCCCGTTGACCGCCGCGCTCACCGAGCCGGCCCTGCCGGAGGGGGTGGCGCTGCGCGCGTTCCGTCCGGGCGAGGACGACGAGGCGTGGCTGGCGCTGAACAACGCGGCCTTCGCCGCGCACCCCGAGCAGGGCCGGTGGACCCTCGCCGACCTGCGGGTACGCCTCGCCGAGCCGTGGTTCGACCCGGCCGGTTTCCTGCTCGCGGTGGACTCGTCCACCGGACGCCTGCTCGGCTTCCACTGGACCAAGGTGCACGAGCGGCCCGGCTCGGCCCGGATCGGCGAGGTCTACGTGCTCGGGGTGGACCCGACCGCGCACCGGGGCGGGCTGGGCCGGGTGCTCACCGCCGCCGGGCTGGCGTACCTGCGGGACCGGCGCGGGCTCGACCGGGTGATGCTCTACGTGGACGAGTCCAACGCACCGGCGGTGGCGCTCTACGAACGCCTGGGCTTCGCCCGTTGGTCGGCGCACGTCAACTACCAGCTCGGCTGACCCCGACGCCCTGCCGCCGTCCCGCGAAGCGGTCACGGCGGTGTCACGCGCTGGACTCGGCCGGATAACGGCTGCCCCGAAAAATCGTACTATTAGCGATAGCAGGTCGCGAGTTCACGTAACGGACAACCCTTCCTCAGCCCAGGGTCACCCCGTCGGACGCACCTGTTCATTTCCCGTTCACTTCTGACCGGCGAACCGTCTACCTGGCCCTCCTAACTTTCACCTCAGCCGGTCAGCGCCGGCATCCGGGTCCGACCCGGGCGACCTGACCAAAGACGTGAAGGGAAACCCCTCAGGTGAAGCTCCAGCGGCACGGCGCCATTGCCTGCCTCGCTCTTACCGCGGTACTCGGTCTCAGCGCGTGCGGCTCGGACAACAACGAGCCGACCGGCACCTCCGCCTCCGGCTCGGCCGCCGCGGTCGACTGCGGCAAGGGCACGCTGAACGCGCAGGGTTCCTCCGCCCAGAAGAACGCCATGGCCGAGTGGATCAAGGCGTACCAGCAGAAGTGCGCCGGCACCACGATCAACTACGAGCCCACCGGCTCGGGCGCCGGCATCCAGGCGTTCATCGCCGGCACCGCCGACTTCGCCGGCTCCGACTCGGCCCTCAAGCCGGAGGAGCAGCCGCAGGCCGACGCCAAGTGCGCCGGCGGCCAGGCGCTCAACCTGCCGATGGTGATCGGCCCGGTCGCGGTCGTCTACAACGTCAGCGGCGCGGAGAACCTCCAGTTCAGCCCGGCCACCCTGGCGAAGATCTTCGCCGGCAAGGTGACCAAGTGGGACGACGCGGCGATCAAGGCCGACAACCCGGACGCCAAGCTCCCGTCGACCGCCATCCAGGCGGTGCACCGCTCCGACGAGTCCGGCACCACCGACAACTTCACCAAGTACCTGTCGAAGACCGCCGAGGCGGACTGGACCTTCGGCAACGCC
This genomic window contains:
- a CDS encoding amylo-alpha-1,6-glucosidase; protein product: MKERVSILDGNTFLVSDRRGNIEPSFDFPTGLFSFDTRFISTWILTLNGEKLHALSIDDGESYRTRFFMVPGEPTHYLDAKVSVIRSRSIGGSFDEELTLLNHAEQEVEFTLRLEIGSDFADLFEIKHQRQKKGRTTPSVGPNQLRLTYRREGFHREAVISTSAPADIDESGMTFRIRVGPHGEWTTRLHVATVIYGARGEDIRATLPLGGHRSVAAIQAEQDDLIDRAPKLGCDCEPLAGAYRRSLNDLAALRYESIALGVRLLAAGLPWFMTLFGRDSIFTSLQVLPFLPELVPPTILMLAGLQGSRLDDFRDEEPGKILHELRYGETAGFQEQPHSPYYGSADSTALFVILLDEYERWTGDDKLVRMLEHETRAALHWIDTYGDLLGTGYVSYLTRNPETGLQNQCWKDSWDGISFSDGRLPEFPRATCELQGYAYDAKLRGARLARTFWNDPAYAERLEREAAALKERFNRDFWIPEREYYALALDPDGRQVDALSSNIGHLLWSGIVDESRAAAVAGHLLGPRLFSGWGIRTLGDDQGRYNPIGYHVGTVWPFDNSIIAWGLWKYGFREEAGKICEGMLSASRYFDGRLPEAFAGYERDLTDYPVQYPTACSPQAWSAGTPLLLLRVMLGLEPGGEHLIIDPAVPPGMGRVELLDIPGRWGRVDALGRSRTPQEDRRDR
- a CDS encoding Ms5788A family Cys-rich leader peptide, which codes for MSLPMGTLLTKRRAVDLCRVATCLCRPVI
- a CDS encoding sulfurtransferase, whose product is MSRDTALVSAEWAEKNLDAPGVVFVEVDEDTSAYDTGHLAGAIKLDWRTDLQDPVRRDFVNKTQFEALLSERGIANDDTVILYGGNNNWFAAYAYWYFKLYGHRDVKLLDGGRKKWELDARPLVTDAVSRPATQYVAQEPDTSIRAFRDEVVDAIGTKNLVDVRSPDEYAGRLLAPAHLPQEQAQRAGHVPTAISVPWSKAANEDGTFKSDDELRKIYAAAGLDDSRETIAYCRIGERSSHTWFVLQELLGHRNVKNYDGSWTEYGSLVGVPVALGDEPGEA
- the mshD gene encoding mycothiol synthase; translated protein: MSSSAPTADRVARADRLAEVEVAEVLALARTAGDADGADPLDEHVLLRLRDPEAPAVHLTARAADGTLTGYAHLDTTDPANGIGVELAVHPAYRRRGTGRALARGVLAAASGPLRAWAHGDHPSAAALAVDLGFTRARVLWQLRRPLTAALTEPALPEGVALRAFRPGEDDEAWLALNNAAFAAHPEQGRWTLADLRVRLAEPWFDPAGFLLAVDSSTGRLLGFHWTKVHERPGSARIGEVYVLGVDPTAHRGGLGRVLTAAGLAYLRDRRGLDRVMLYVDESNAPAVALYERLGFARWSAHVNYQLG
- a CDS encoding DUF1416 domain-containing protein; this translates as MTAPVASTAAGCAAPDQAAPLPASLDLEKETVITGLVTAESGEAVPGAYVRLLDSTGEFTAEVVTSPTGQFRFFAAPGNWTLRALSRHGNGDTAVTAARGINEVTVKVAA
- the pstS gene encoding phosphate ABC transporter substrate-binding protein PstS — translated: MKLQRHGAIACLALTAVLGLSACGSDNNEPTGTSASGSAAAVDCGKGTLNAQGSSAQKNAMAEWIKAYQQKCAGTTINYEPTGSGAGIQAFIAGTADFAGSDSALKPEEQPQADAKCAGGQALNLPMVIGPVAVVYNVSGAENLQFSPATLAKIFAGKVTKWDDAAIKADNPDAKLPSTAIQAVHRSDESGTTDNFTKYLSKTAEADWTFGNAKAWKAPGGVGAAKSDGVASKVKSTDGTISYVELSYAENSGLKKAKIKNGAGEFAELTGDSAGKTIAGAKIEGQGNDLKMSIDYNTKEAGAYPIVLVTYEIVCSKGLAADKLPLVKGLLGHAASAEGQADLAELGYAPLPDAVRAKVETAVKSLS
- a CDS encoding LmeA family phospholipid-binding protein; the protein is MAEAPAYEERPRRRGRRVLTGFVVLLLVLAGLLVVADRLAAGAAERAIADQVKQEVAKQDAQSAPPKVEVAGFPFLTQVLAGKYERISIVLTDVQGKVQGDAVSVPRLDVDARNVKASLDTLRTRQGDVTAETVDGRGTVTYDSLAKLLDRPGLKLGEQNGKLTVTAPVDILGAKLTVNGTADVTVANGKVGLKFNDLTADGLPNLPLARTLLANYARGLSIDVPLPALPFQLTVRKVEPTPDGLVVTADAKNVPINSAS
- a CDS encoding polysaccharide deacetylase family protein, with protein sequence MIPAPTLRAAGMVTLVVAALLGSAYALGRSLVPTEAPPRSTGITASVNSPHYADQPPADDAPATASPSPTPDGDSHPPNGTGDGPYGSRVSTGSEQIALTFDDGPDPRYTPQVLALLREHGVKATFCVVGQNAQDHPDLIQAIVAEGHTLCNHSWSHDITLGKRSPDAIRADLLRTNDAIRAAVPDARIAYFRQPGGAWTYPVVSVCEELGMAPLHWTVDPSDWQAPGAAKITNAVLSEVGPGSIVLMHDAGGDRTGTVDALQRLLPTLLDRYRLEAMPTGTT
- a CDS encoding winged helix-turn-helix transcriptional regulator, encoding MIVEILLLVTARAGEPSAVLPALDLLPHSVRTAPRDVRTLVSGPSPDAVLVDARSELSEARATCRMLHATGLGVPLVAVVTEAGLIALNADWGVDDVILAGAGPAEVEARLRLAVGRLSNATAGAGGSIRAGELTIDPDTYAAKLKGRPLDLTYKEFELLKFLAQHPGRVFTRDQLLREVWGYDYFGGTRTVDVHVRRLRAKLGSEYESMIGTVRQVGYKFVVPPSRSLPESEHAPVPV